A region of Rhodoferax potami DNA encodes the following proteins:
- the glnA gene encoding type I glutamate--ammonia ligase gives MAKTVADVMKMVKENEVKFVDFRFTDTRGKQQHTTVPVSHFDEDKFTSGHAFDGSSIAGWKGIEASDMLLMPDPGTANIDPFFEETTLIMNCDVVEPADGKSYDRDPRSIAKRAEAYLKASGMGDTAYFGPEPEFFIFDGVRWSTEPNNTFYEIEEYEAPWNTGSKLEGGNRGHRPTVKGGYFPVPPVDSTQDMRAEMSLILESLGIPVEVFHHEVAGAGQNEIGTKFSTLVERADWTMLQKYVIHNVANAYGKTATFMPKPYHGDNGSGMHVHQSVWKDGKNLFAGDGYAGLSDFALYYIGGIIKHARALNAITNPGTNSYKRLVPHFEAPVKLAYSAKNRSASIRIPFVANPKGRRVEARFPDPLMNPYLGFAALLMAGLDGVENKIHPGEAATKDLYHLPPEEDAKVPTVCHSLDQALEHLDKDRAFLTKGGVFTDSMIDAYIDLKMQEVTRYRMSVHPVEYDMYFSL, from the coding sequence ATGGCCAAGACCGTCGCAGATGTGATGAAGATGGTGAAAGAAAACGAAGTCAAGTTTGTTGACTTCCGTTTCACCGATACCCGTGGTAAGCAGCAGCACACCACCGTGCCTGTCTCGCATTTTGATGAAGACAAGTTCACCTCCGGCCACGCGTTTGACGGCTCTTCTATTGCCGGCTGGAAGGGAATCGAAGCTTCCGACATGTTGTTGATGCCCGATCCAGGTACTGCCAACATTGATCCCTTCTTCGAAGAAACCACTCTGATCATGAACTGCGACGTGGTGGAGCCTGCTGACGGCAAGTCCTACGACCGCGATCCACGTTCCATCGCCAAGCGCGCTGAAGCCTACTTGAAGGCCTCCGGCATGGGCGACACCGCTTACTTCGGCCCTGAGCCAGAATTCTTCATCTTTGACGGCGTACGTTGGTCTACAGAACCCAACAACACCTTCTACGAAATCGAAGAGTACGAAGCGCCCTGGAACACCGGTTCCAAGCTCGAAGGCGGCAACCGCGGCCACCGTCCCACTGTCAAGGGCGGCTACTTCCCAGTGCCCCCAGTGGACAGCACGCAAGACATGCGCGCTGAAATGTCCCTGATCCTTGAATCCTTGGGCATTCCAGTTGAAGTGTTCCACCACGAAGTGGCGGGCGCTGGCCAGAACGAAATCGGCACTAAGTTCTCCACCCTGGTTGAGCGCGCTGACTGGACCATGTTGCAGAAGTACGTGATCCACAACGTGGCCAATGCCTACGGCAAGACCGCGACTTTCATGCCCAAGCCTTACCACGGCGACAACGGTTCCGGCATGCACGTGCACCAGTCCGTGTGGAAAGACGGCAAGAACCTGTTTGCTGGCGACGGCTATGCAGGTCTGTCTGACTTCGCGCTTTACTACATTGGCGGCATCATCAAGCACGCACGTGCCCTGAACGCCATCACCAACCCTGGCACCAACAGCTACAAGCGTCTGGTTCCTCACTTTGAAGCTCCGGTCAAGTTGGCATACTCCGCCAAGAACCGTTCCGCTTCGATCCGCATTCCTTTCGTGGCGAACCCCAAGGGCCGTCGCGTGGAAGCACGTTTCCCCGATCCATTGATGAACCCTTACCTCGGCTTCGCAGCCTTGTTGATGGCAGGTCTGGACGGCGTGGAAAACAAGATCCATCCTGGCGAAGCCGCCACCAAGGACCTCTACCATCTGCCTCCCGAGGAAGATGCAAAGGTACCAACCGTGTGCCACAGCTTGGATCAAGCCTTGGAGCACTTGGACAAGGACCGCGCGTTCTTGACCAAGGGTGGTGTGTTCACTGACTCCATGATCGATGCCTACATCGACCTGAAAATGCAGGAAGTGACCCGCTACCGTATGTCGGTACACCCTGTCGAATACGATATGTACTTCAGCCTGTAA
- the glnL gene encoding nitrogen regulation protein NR(II), translating into MERFHSFDLLATLVAVVTADASVQFSNAALEDALGISRRTIIGSNFADVFTEPAQLHSALEGALDNAFAALRYDAWLKRAGLESMPVHVIVTRTEASNDIIVEMVPQEQQTRQDREERLAEQAQTNKELIRNLAHEIKNPLGGIRGAAQLLEMEMESPELTEYTQVIIHEADRLQSLVDRLLAPHRRPHLVGDVNIHEVCERVRSLILAEFPKGLRVVRDYDISIPEFRGDREQLIQTVLNIAHNACQALAERIAAGDGCVTFKTRVTRQITFGKQRYRLALELHVIDNGPGVPDSIRDRIFYPLVSGREGGSGLGLTLAQTFVQQHHGLIEVDSVPGRTDFKILIPLP; encoded by the coding sequence ATGGAGCGATTCCATTCTTTTGACCTGCTAGCGACCTTGGTGGCAGTGGTCACGGCCGACGCGTCTGTGCAGTTCTCCAATGCGGCACTGGAAGATGCCTTGGGCATTTCGCGCCGGACCATCATCGGCTCCAACTTTGCCGACGTATTCACCGAACCTGCACAGCTGCACAGCGCCCTCGAAGGTGCGTTGGACAATGCGTTTGCAGCACTGCGCTACGACGCGTGGCTCAAGCGTGCCGGGCTGGAGTCCATGCCGGTGCACGTCATCGTGACCCGCACGGAGGCATCCAACGACATCATTGTGGAAATGGTGCCCCAAGAGCAGCAAACCCGCCAAGACCGCGAAGAGCGCCTCGCCGAGCAGGCCCAGACCAACAAAGAGCTAATCCGTAACCTCGCCCACGAAATCAAGAACCCTTTGGGTGGCATTCGTGGCGCGGCGCAACTGCTCGAGATGGAGATGGAGTCTCCTGAGCTCACCGAATACACGCAGGTCATCATTCATGAGGCGGATCGCCTGCAGAGCCTGGTAGACCGCCTGCTGGCGCCGCACCGCCGGCCCCACTTGGTGGGCGATGTGAATATTCACGAGGTGTGTGAGCGGGTGCGCTCGCTCATCCTTGCTGAGTTTCCCAAGGGCTTGCGGGTAGTGCGGGACTATGACATCTCCATTCCCGAATTCCGGGGTGACCGCGAGCAGCTCATTCAAACCGTGCTGAACATAGCCCACAACGCTTGCCAGGCGCTGGCAGAGCGCATTGCGGCGGGTGACGGTTGTGTGACATTCAAGACCCGAGTGACACGGCAGATCACCTTTGGCAAACAGCGTTACCGGTTGGCATTGGAATTGCATGTCATTGACAACGGACCTGGCGTGCCAGATTCGATCAGAGACCGCATTTTTTACCCGTTGGTATCGGGCAGGGAAGGTGGTTCCGGACTGGGGCTCACACTGGCGCAAACCTTTGTTCAGCAACATCACGGACTGATTGAAGTGGACAGCGTGCCGGGCCGTACGGACTTCAAAATATTGATTCCGTTACCGTAA
- the ntrC gene encoding nitrogen regulation protein NR(I), which translates to MKPIWIVDDDQSIRFVLEKALLREHLPTRSFSNPRDVLTALSTAADDEGPQILVSDIRMPGGSGLDLLEKVKAKHPGLPVIIMTAFSDLDSAVSAFQGGAFEYLPKPFDLPKAVELIRRAVEESQREEVAEERMAESPEMLGQAPAMQDVFRAIGRLSQSNVTVMITGESGSGKELVARALHKHSPRADGPFVAINTAAIPKDLLESELFGHERGAFTGAQTMRRGRFEQADGGTLFLDEIGDMPFELQTRLLRVLSDGHFYRVGGHSAVKSNVRVIAATHQNLEQRVKDGVFREDLFHRLNVIRLRLPALRERKEDVSMLTRHFLQQSAKQLGVEPKRISDSALAWLEGFGFPGNVRQLENICHWLTVMAPAQVIERKDLPPEVNQGRAEAGDSLLAKPVFAPTPEAHLKELPLDSHASASLSHEGGEDLSHVLARAAAAQGPLEGWEAELETEAIALLGSGKADVWDTLTRRFESRLILAALANTKGRRIEAAQKLGIGRNTITRKIQELGLG; encoded by the coding sequence ATGAAGCCGATTTGGATCGTAGATGATGACCAGTCCATCCGCTTCGTGCTGGAGAAGGCACTGCTGCGTGAGCATTTGCCCACACGCAGCTTTTCCAATCCACGCGATGTACTGACTGCGCTGAGCACCGCAGCAGACGATGAAGGTCCGCAGATTCTGGTGAGCGACATCCGCATGCCCGGAGGCTCCGGCCTCGACCTGCTCGAAAAAGTCAAAGCCAAACACCCCGGCCTGCCCGTCATCATCATGACGGCTTTCTCGGATCTGGACAGCGCGGTCAGCGCCTTTCAAGGCGGCGCTTTTGAATACCTGCCCAAGCCCTTCGACCTGCCCAAAGCGGTGGAGCTGATCCGCCGTGCCGTAGAAGAAAGCCAGCGCGAAGAAGTGGCCGAAGAGCGCATGGCCGAGTCCCCTGAAATGCTAGGGCAGGCGCCCGCCATGCAGGACGTGTTCCGTGCCATTGGCCGCTTGAGCCAGAGTAATGTCACGGTGATGATCACTGGCGAATCCGGCTCCGGCAAAGAGCTGGTGGCCCGTGCGTTGCACAAGCATTCTCCGCGCGCCGATGGCCCGTTTGTGGCTATCAACACCGCTGCGATTCCCAAAGACCTGTTGGAGAGTGAACTCTTCGGCCATGAGCGCGGCGCTTTCACTGGCGCGCAAACCATGCGCCGTGGCCGCTTTGAGCAGGCCGATGGCGGCACGCTGTTTCTGGACGAAATCGGCGACATGCCGTTTGAGCTGCAGACCCGTTTGCTGCGCGTCTTGAGCGACGGTCACTTCTACCGCGTGGGCGGGCACAGTGCCGTTAAATCCAACGTGCGCGTGATTGCGGCCACTCACCAGAACCTGGAGCAGCGCGTCAAAGACGGTGTGTTCCGTGAAGACTTGTTCCACCGCCTGAACGTGATCCGCCTGCGCCTGCCCGCGCTGCGCGAGCGCAAGGAAGACGTGTCCATGCTGACCCGCCACTTTTTGCAGCAAAGCGCCAAGCAACTGGGGGTGGAGCCCAAGCGTATTTCTGATTCCGCATTGGCCTGGCTGGAGGGCTTTGGCTTTCCGGGCAACGTGCGTCAGCTGGAAAACATCTGCCACTGGCTGACCGTGATGGCGCCAGCCCAGGTGATTGAGCGCAAAGACTTGCCGCCCGAGGTCAATCAAGGGCGCGCTGAAGCTGGCGATTCACTGCTGGCCAAGCCGGTGTTTGCCCCCACGCCCGAGGCGCACCTCAAAGAGTTGCCCCTGGATTCGCACGCCTCGGCGTCTTTGTCGCATGAGGGCGGTGAAGACCTGTCGCATGTATTGGCCCGTGCCGCAGCCGCCCAAGGCCCTTTGGAAGGCTGGGAGGCCGAGCTCGAAACCGAAGCGATTGCGCTACTCGGCTCCGGCAAAGCGGATGTGTGGGACACACTCACCCGGCGTTTTGAGTCCCGCTTGATTCTGGCGGCCTTGGCGAACACCAAAGGCCGTCGTATTGAAGCGGCTCAAAAACTGGGTATCGGCCGCAACACGATTACGCGGAAGATCCAGGAGCTGGGGCTGGGATGA
- a CDS encoding exodeoxyribonuclease III yields the protein MKLATWNVNSLGVRLPQVLEWLAANPVDVLALQELKLTDDKFPADAFEAIGYHAQWFGQKTYNGVALLTRTPADAVVKNIPGFDDDMSRVITGTVEGIRVIGAYFPNGQEPGSDKFEYKMEWLTALRRWVKDELAAHPNLVLMGDYNITFDEDDVWDPVNLEGTIHCTEEERYHLRALVALGLCDSYRLFPYPPKSFSWWDYRDAGFRRNRGMRIDHILVSQALKPRVTGCVIDKTPRKNERPSDHAPVVVEIIPAPAPGSSA from the coding sequence ATGAAACTCGCCACCTGGAACGTCAACTCTTTGGGCGTGCGCCTGCCGCAAGTGCTGGAGTGGCTGGCCGCCAACCCGGTCGATGTGCTTGCCCTGCAAGAGCTCAAGCTGACTGACGACAAATTTCCTGCCGACGCGTTTGAAGCCATCGGCTACCACGCGCAATGGTTTGGCCAAAAGACCTATAACGGCGTGGCCCTGCTAACGCGGACTCCGGCGGATGCCGTAGTCAAAAACATCCCCGGCTTTGACGACGACATGTCCCGCGTGATCACCGGCACGGTGGAGGGAATACGCGTGATCGGCGCTTACTTCCCCAACGGGCAAGAGCCGGGCAGCGACAAGTTTGAGTACAAGATGGAGTGGCTCACCGCCCTGCGCCGCTGGGTGAAAGACGAGCTGGCCGCGCACCCGAACCTGGTGCTGATGGGCGACTACAACATCACTTTTGACGAGGACGATGTGTGGGACCCGGTGAACCTGGAAGGCACCATCCACTGCACCGAGGAAGAGCGATACCACCTACGCGCTTTGGTGGCATTGGGCCTGTGCGACAGCTACCGGTTGTTCCCCTACCCGCCCAAAAGCTTCAGTTGGTGGGACTACCGGGATGCGGGCTTCCGCCGTAACCGGGGTATGCGCATTGACCACATTCTGGTGAGCCAGGCGCTCAAACCGCGGGTGACCGGCTGCGTGATTGACAAGACGCCTCGCAAAAACGAGCGCCCCAGCGATCACGCGCCGGTGGTGGTCGAGATCATCCCAGCCCCAGCTCCTGGATCTTCCGCGTAA
- a CDS encoding BON domain-containing protein: MNIRTLFALAFAALLALTATGCAVQRGQSTVGAYVDDTAITTSIKSRFVENKIVDAAAISVETLNGTVMLSGFAKSPDEKSTAATLAWSVMGVKAVKNEITVRP; this comes from the coding sequence ATGAACATTCGCACCCTCTTCGCCTTGGCTTTTGCCGCCCTGCTCGCTTTGACTGCTACCGGCTGCGCCGTACAGCGCGGCCAATCCACGGTGGGGGCTTATGTTGATGACACTGCCATCACCACCAGCATCAAGAGCCGCTTTGTCGAAAACAAAATCGTGGACGCCGCCGCCATCAGCGTGGAAACCCTCAACGGGACCGTAATGCTGTCCGGATTTGCCAAAAGCCCGGATGAAAAATCCACCGCAGCGACGCTGGCTTGGAGCGTCATGGGCGTCAAGGCCGTGAAGAACGAGATCACCGTGCGCCCGTAA
- a CDS encoding DUF1328 domain-containing protein, whose product MLHYAVVFFVIALIAALFGFGGIAASAVEIGKILFFVFLVLAVLSYLFGFLRKK is encoded by the coding sequence TTGTTTTTTTTGTCATTGCCCTGATCGCGGCGCTTTTCGGTTTTGGTGGCATTGCCGCCAGCGCCGTAGAGATAGGCAAGATTTTGTTTTTCGTCTTCCTGGTGCTCGCGGTGCTGAGCTACCTGTTCGGATTCCTCCGGAAGAAATAA